The genomic DNA AAGCAGATACCTTAAAAACCCAATCGTTCTTCTATATCTTGTGGCATCAATTTCAGGTTGGTCTTCAACCTTTGATATCTCCATACCAGGATCCACTAGTATATGCGCTGAGTTACACGAATCCATCTTAGTATCGATAAGAATACCTTGAGCATAACCTTCTTGTTTTATTCTTATCCCATATGTTCCTTGTACTACTTCAATACCAAGATAATATGTCAAATTTCCGAGGTCTGAcatctcaaactctcttgaCGTATCCCTTTTAAACTGATCAATGACTTTTTGTGAAGTTCTTGTCACAAAcaagtcatcaacatagattGCAACTACCAGACTTTCTTTATTGTCATTCTTGAGATACACAGTAGGCTCCTTTATGCATCTTTTAAAGTTCATCATCTTCTAAAATGATCAAGCTCCACGTTCCAATCTCTAGGAGCTTGACGTAGCAGTGGAAAACGATTTCACAAGATGACTGATGTTAATTCGCGGATCTGCGTAGAATAGGTTTtagaaaacatgtataacttCAAATCTACAAAAAGGGTTACAAAATCCTTTGGGGAAAACTTACATCTATGGGTTGGGAAATTGCTCACCAAAATTCGTCCATATAAGAGTCTGTTTACCCCTTATTTTCTACCATCTCCTAGGACATGTAAGATCTGTCCTTAATCTCAACTGTGCCTCTTTGTCCTCTTTCTCTTaaataactctctctctctaggtttAGGAGGCacgaaattataaagaataaaaacCTAATCATCTATTTAATAAGtcttgttaaattagggttGGAAACTTGGCTTAATGGGCTTTGTATAAAtgatataacaatttatactattttatgactaatgtTTACTCATTTTAATGTCACAAACTGTGACTTGCATATCTGttataagttcataactaatttCCAACAACATATTGGTCACAATGTAGTCATAAGAGTGACGATTAATATTATCGTAACATATTCGTCACTAACTGTGACAAACcttttttactgattttttcCGTCATAATATAGTGAcgaaaatactatgaatttttgacaaataaatttagtcataatatcgtatttaaagtgtcacaaatttgtgatgaattttttttgtctcaaaaatacgtctcaataaaattattttcttgtagtgagacCATACAACGCCTTATGTAGTCTGTACACTTGATCCTCTTGTCCTCGTTTAATGAAGCCTTCGGGTTGGCACACATAAACCAGTTCGTTTAAGTCACCATTTAAGAATTCGGTTTTGACATCAAGGTGATGAATCTCCCATCCCTTCGAAGCTGCGATAGAAATGAGTAGTTAAATAGTTTCCATTCGAGCTACAGGTGCAAACGCTTCTTCGAAGTCCACTCCTTGTTGTTGTACATAACCTTTTGCTACAAGTCTTGCCTTGAACTTGTTCAATGATCCATCCgctttcttcttgattttataCACCCACTTCAATCCTATTGGTTTAACACCAACCGGCTTCTCAACTAGTTCCCAGGTTTTATTTCTAGCGATAGACTCCAACTCAGCCTTCATCGCGTTAACCCTTTCTTGTAAACTTAAAGCTTCAGAAACAGACTATGGTTCACCATCTATGGTAAGTAGAAGTCGTTCACTCTCCAGCTCAGCTAGTAGAACATAATCATTGAGGTATCAAGGTTTGTTGATAACACGTCCATATCTTGTAACAACTTGCTGATTTTCACCTACTTGATCCATGATTTCTTCATTTTGTTCAtcttctatctcttcttcttggtttgcaTGTTCTTGATCCGTTTCTTGATGCTCAACATTGTCATCCTGATTGTTCTCATGTTCGTTTCCTTCTTCTACAAACCCATTATGAGATAACATTCCTGGTTCTCCATTGGTTTGGTTTTCTGCAGTCGACCAATcccaaaattttgtttcatcaaACACAACGTCTCTACATACAAACACCTTTCTTGTAAATGAATCATATAAGCTTTTGAACCCGGTTTTGTCCCAAGATTGATCAAAGTTCGTGACCTATTATCCAACTTCTTAAGATGTGGTCCAATGATCTTAGCATAAGCAACACAGCCAAACACTCGTAGATGCTCGATGTTAGGCTTTTTGGTCGTGAAACTTTCATATGGAGTCTGACCTGCTAAAGCTTTGGTAGGAACTCGATTAATAAGATATGTTGAATGACGTACGACCTCTCCCCATAGTTCATTCGGAATTTCATAGCTTTAAGCAggcttcttgtcatctccattaaTGTGCGGTTTCTTCTTTCAACTACACCATTCTGTTGAGGAGTATATGGTGCAGTTAAATGCCTATAGACACCACTCCCTTCACAGAACCGATTAAACTCAAGCGAGGTAAACTCTCCTCCCCTATCGGTGCGAAAGGTTTTAAAAGACAATCCGGTCTGcttctcaatttcttctttaaaccttttaaaccaATCGAAAGCCTTGTCCATATGTATCtggaaaaatcatcaataaggACAAAGACATACCAGTTGTTAGCTGGTGTTGGTGGAGAGATCGGTCCACACGTCACCATAGATCAGCTCCAAGGCTTGAGCTGTTCGGAAAGATGTTGTAGTTGGAAACACAACTCTGGTCTGTTTTCCGACTAAACACGCAGTACACACATTCTTCTCATGGATTGATTGTGGCATTCCAACGACCATACCATGTTTTACCATATTGTTCATTACTCCAACGCTTACATGTCCCAGCCGAGCATGCCATGTTAGAGTAGTGTCATTATCTTGGATATAAAGACACGTAGGATACTCAACCTCCATTGGTGTCTTATAGAGGCGGTTTGATGATCTAGTGACTCGTACTAACAAACGCCCAACCGGATCACTTAAAGTCAAAACATCTCCCTTCATGTTCACTTCACATCCAAATTATGTCGCTTGTCCTAGACTGATAATGTTGTGCTTCAGGTCGGAAATATAATAGATCTTCTTGAGTGATAGCCTCTCACCGGTTTTTCCCACAAAAACAATTGATTCCTTTCCAACAATGTTGACAAACGACCATGACCAAACTTGACCTTTCCTGTGATGCTCGTATCGAGGCTGGAGAAGAATTCCTTGTTTCCCGTCATGTGGTTGCTAGCACCGTTATAAGGATACTATATACTTTCATTGTTAGTATCATAATTCATGGGAAACACCTTATCCTCGTTTAAGAACACCACCTCATGAACATAAAGTGCATCAGCTTCATGAGTTTCATTCAGATTTTTCTCTTGATGTCCAACTTCTTTCGCAGGACATGATGATGCGTAGTGACCCGGTTTACCACATCTCCAACAAACAATTTTAGATAGATCTTTCTTCTGGTTCTGTTTCTGGTTTTGTACTTGATATGTAGTGTCTCCTCCGTGATTCTAGCCATTGAACCTTCCTCGTCCCCTACCTCTGCCGGAACTATCACCACCATAGttactgataactctctaatttacatgttttaagcatccctatttgtccatattttgcattgtttttaccctaaccttagcatttttaggtcattaactgtaggaattctcATTTAGgtcatttagggtgttgcattcttgcatttgaatattttggatgaaaacaggtgctttagagcctaaaatgggaagaaacaaggtcaaatccgagcatgtacccgaaggagctatggagcaggaagaacagtccaaaCCTCAACCcaatcgaagaggatccaagggcaggaagaacaacccgaggaCCTATTAGAGGATTTACCCGACCAAATCTTCGAgcaccgcctcgagcagaccctcgggcaggactgggctGCTAGGgttaaagggtttccatatataaacccccctcttattcctctcgccctagcacgccgcagacactcaaaccagagagcgagagcttctgagagagattttgagcgactcaaacactttttccactttgttaggattcattttgttattttcttttatatttttgattctaTACTCTTCCTGTTTACTcgattttcaatacaatgcaatttttgtttatctatgcttttgtgttttctgcaatgagatctgagtagtgaaacaaagtttctagggatgggatagacaattttgtgtttttgatcggttaggatgtcttagcttggttgtttatgttttataaattcccttctagataggtgttcttaatgctatcaacagaccgagaggttgagattagatctagggtgttttaccatcgagaggtgtagatgaaatgcttgaatcaatcaatgctagagatttactcacttagcctaagagattagatgtgtaaggagtttattgacaataatgaatcggtttgtattgcctgcttggtcatgtttctccaacgagagttgggtaggggagtgatcaaggttgattgtttctatcacgagagtgttttaacaagattttagagattcattgtctagagaatatttgcttgaggcatgtaggacattcATACTAGTCAGGAAcgcttaggagtcgattaccccatccttaggagctttcgcattttgattgtttacattttcattcataactcgatcacttacccgaacaggtacacgatcacctgcttcgagtacaCCTTCGAGCTATTCATACtcatcttgtttactcgatcaccccacccgatcctctactcgaatgcttgcatcgagtgcttaggtcatgtagttcttgtttatttgctttcttttgtttattttaggattgttagatcaaaccattgattgcttggcttgacttgcattgttctgatcatatctcatctgctagcataacaaccatttggagtgataaccctttgtactacaactgcatagggaattgataccctggatGAAAATCCTCTTATCAGTTACCTCGACCAAAACCACCTCGACCATATCCTCCTCGactacttcctcttcttccataACCTCCTCTGTTATAGCCTCCTTTGTTTCCTTGATAACCAACGTAGTTTCCTTGATTGTTTTAGTTTGAAAACATAAGTTTTGATTGGTCTTCATTTCGGGTCTCCTCCCCCTACATGCTCTTCATAGGCTTTTATTCGAACAACTATGTCTCCAAATCTGGTTGTCTTTAAGTCTATGACTTGTTCCAACGATGCAACGATATGAATATATTTGTGTCTTGGAAGTCCTATTAAGAACTTCTTTACCAAATTTGATTCTTCAATGATTTCTCCGAAAGAATATGACTGCGATGCTAGGCCTAAGATCTTGCCAGCAAAATAATCAACAGAGTCGGTATCATTCATCTTCACTCGATCAAGATCTGCAAGTAGAGTCTGAAGCCTCGCTTCCTTCACACGTTCCGCACCTAGGTGACGTGCTTGTATGGCTTCCCATAGGGTTTTAGCCAAACCTTGATCTCCAACTTGCAGGATGAGTAACTTGGGGATGGATTGAAACAGAAGAGCAGTCTCCACGTCGTTCCTCTTCTGATCACTGGATCCAGGATCAATAGTCTCCCACACCTTGCTAACTCGAAGTGTAATTCTCATGTGCATCAACCAAACAGTATAGTTTGTCAATATAAACATTGGACATTGGATGGACGGTGATCCAAGGTCCTTGGTTCGCGGCGATGGATTTGGTTCGTCCCCCATACTTGGTTATGAACAGCTTCTTCTCCACAACCTTTGGTCGGAGATACAAccttagctctgataccaaatctaagaataaaagaacttgaagaatataagaacacctctcttattgatttagaaaactctctcaaaaactaaatttttctCTCAAGTCTTATGGAACACCTCTCCGTAGACTcctatatttataggttttaactTTTCCTATACCTATTAGAATTAACATTTTACAACTTATTGATTTTAGGAATTTTTCCTCTTTCCTATTCTATCTCTTTTGGCAACTTCCTAAGAGATAACTTGTTCTTCAAGtttggaattatccaacagCCAATAGTCcaatatatcttattatataaagttgggttttgataGTTAGctattaacaagattttgacatgtgtcaagttatcaatctcagatattgacatgtgtaaaaattaatatttaatagaagaaatttgattacaacaaaaataaaatattttgtttaaaaaactatgaatgatataaaaagatatttatcaaaatttacagaatttctaaaaaaatacaaagttttttaaaataattatgagattatcttattatataaagttcgattttgaaagttagccattaacaggatcatgacatgtgtcaagtatactgatgagatgttgacatgtgtcaaaaattattatttttcaaaacagctaattaagataatagcattaaatttacataaaatttatatgtcTATCTCTAAAAAgaaatttcctaaatcaaaaaggaaaattaacaaaactaatatatttttcattgtacgctaattatattacgtgttttctcaattagattttgacatgtataaaaaaaaaatttattaaacatgtatattattattaatcaataaatagggaataacaaatctaaaacgAATAACAttagttatgtcaaaagaattattatttttgaaacgtactatgacagctaattaagaaaatgacattatatctatataaatttacatgtttatatcgaaagctttgatctttgatttttttctgatataattttgcttatctattgtgggtctttgattcgtgcaggttcttcaatggaagctatcataTGCAATAAAATAGAATCAAAGTATACAAAACCTGCTaaattaatcgaggatggagacactgatggaggtttcaaaagtgattctacagttagtagcgtTATAAGTTTCGAAGATTAGTCGATGGTTagtgtttctggtcaaaatctagagttttctcttctggataatgtcaatgattccggtactgaaacaaaagctacttgatcgagtaattgagaaacaaatttcaaatttggaaaGTTAGAACGGTAtaccgttttaaaattggtttcaaaccggatttatgtggttttttatctgatttggttcgtaaaccgtttaaacccaggtatatagagaaatatatgagaacttttgattcgggtaGAAATAAATTGAGAACttacgattcgagaatatttgaggcGAGGTCATAGTTCTAAGTAGTTTTGGTTCAATGCGATACTTATGAGGAATAAATATGCCATTGATcctttaacgtgattatgacatatgtcatgttttggattgtttataaagtttctattttgtatgtctgaattatctaagacttatatataccatcatgattataattttcaaatttttatttttcttatgttatataaactttcttttaatttctcaataaaaaaacttttattgggttggtcataaaatcaaTGTAttcgagtagataattttcaccagttattcatccaaaatatctttggagtaaaaaaattcatggttaaatgtcacaaaatttttttagtaattataagaactataattatgccaaaatgaaagtaaagcaacataaaatatgtttaatttgtttaaaagatattttataggtggtgataaagagcatacttttccataaaataattttgggtgtaagagcatatttttaatggtaaatcatacagtaaaattgtacgttattattaattatatgttgttttgattaatttattgcatgtaaaatattttgtaataagttgtgaaatgttcttgaaatttgacaataataatatttgtaatgatgagtatttggcaaaagttttggtggggTATAacttagctttagattattgtaataattgttataatatatttaaaatataaaaatataaataagtgaatgaacgtaaatacaaatatgattttttctctaactaaaattatttatatatttacttcaggaaatatatattttttaatattttttttttttaaaattagggtttaggatttattttcttcaacaattttaaaactCGCACATCGTGTGGgtcttatctagtatatatatatctatataNNNNNNNNNNNNNNNNNNNNNNNNNNNNNNNNNNNNNNNNNNNNNNNNNNNNNNNNNNNNNNNNNNNNNNNNNNNNNNNNNNNNNNNNNNNNNNNNNNNNNNNNNNNNNNNNNNNNNNNNNNNNNNNNNNNNNNNNNNNNNNNNNNNNNNNNNNNNNNNNNNNNNNNNNNNNNNNNNNNNNNNNNNNNNNNNNNNNNNNNNNNNNNNNNNNNNNNNNNNNNNNNNNNNNNNNNNNNNNNNNNNNNNNNNNNNNNNNNNNNNNNNNNNNNNNNNNNNNNNNNNNNNNNNNNNNNNNNNNNNNNNNNNNNNNNNNattatatatatatatctatatatatatatatatttcataaaatttgaatttataataagatttacttatttttatttttaagttactaattctacaaaaaaaatagaaaaagggattaagaaaaatatacagttaattattaattctaaattttataaatactcgcttctatataaacatatatcgtctcatatttaataatttattcaaaaacactgctttcaaaaaattttaatagataaattgtttttaatgggaaggtaaatttttcttatttttttaaaccaaaattttctcctactttatcctttttcagttgggaatatgtaaaattaatatgttgacccaaaaaaataattttaatatatgtgtcttcttttcttaatactgtatttttaaatttactgtagtatttttagattattttatttaatttatattttcatctttgaattatttgagattcatatattactgtgcttatattttctattgtttctttaattatgtcaaattaatttttaactaatttCTCAATcctgattggttggtcataaacccttcttttttttgcaaacatatttgttactattattcattcaatctcaaagggagataacgagtaAAAGCTCATACACCTAAtaaatggataaaataggctaatcaaacacaagcttacaataaacatagatagatagattataaaaacataaatcattgttgatagatccataggagctcaaagaccgTGACATCCTGATTGGTTTGCGCAAAGATTTAAAAGAGTTGATTCAACCACATATATCACctaaatgcacttatttttttggtcaatggtcctgagagaacttcatgatgggtgactgtgacaacccgtccgtagactccactagcctcactgctagttgcCCCCATTGGCTGGCCCTGCAGGACATCAATCATAatccatcactgtggatatccaaatccaccagtaggttattggttcatcaggcgttcctcgaaccctggtccttcaccctttaacaaccttcccactgacaagttgccaccaattgacatGCAGATCAACAatcaaaccggtccaaatcgataattaaatccaactggtcgaaccagaaacattggtgtcgaccgacacccccatggtgtcgatcgacaccctcccccaaaacgcacagttttggttcACAGGTGTTACtgtgaccttcctggaagtgattgtcggaactgtacgagtgaggacaaaacacaatcatttgttgatttgtaggatcggtaaacaagtttttaaagtctcccagacgtaacaaatcggccatcgaatatggatGAGTCCACGGGCcaggaatagatgtagggctcTCTTAGGAAAGTGCGCCCAtagactgagagtggacatgggctcactaaggaaggtggcggttgagacgttacagagacagaggctacatcgtggtgtgtcaaagacacttccacgaatacatggggaaatttaatattagttactatcaaaaaatattgtgacgttagaaaaaagttttgagATAGGAAAGAGACGTGAACATGTTTACTCCACACAAGAGGAGggcacaaggttatctccccaagggaggaaggtggaggaggttggacgcaaggttatcttccctagggaggaaggcggagtcAAGGTTCTATCCATGctggaggaggttggatgcaaggttctctccataacggatgagggcggagccgaggttttttccatggtggtcatacattattgtgattaTACATCatagccaacaattttagtaattaaaaacctatgcaaaagtgaaagtaaaatagttgctTCAATGTGTTCATATGGacatttacatataaaaaaaatatttgtaacatagagtatatttagatgttaaaaaatatacttttgataataacatacataaaagatttgtaaatagataaatcaatgtattataacaaaaataaaaatttataaataacgtacaacaaattttaatacattattgttaaatttaatttaatttataaaactttaaatccgCACATCAGGCGGGTATTGATCTAGTAATCTATAAAGTCACGTATTATATCACAAATTTTTTGTATGGTATTTTTCATAACCGTTTATTACAGAATTAATCAGAAGATCACTCATAAAGGTACTTACCTAGCGAACTcccaaatttcttttattttatttttttctgttgagagagagagaatcaactTCACAATTgagacttctttttttgttggaaggGTTATTGTATTTGAATCCTCCAGTTCGATTACAAAAGGGAGTTGTTGTGTTGTATAATTACAACGATCGTGATATCCAAGTAAAGCACATcctatattttttagaaataggAATAAACATCCATTTCAGGAATAATTAAATCGCTTAAGTCGTTAGGTGTCCCTTTGTGAATGTCACTGGAGCTATATCACACG from Camelina sativa cultivar DH55 chromosome 7, Cs, whole genome shotgun sequence includes the following:
- the LOC109125481 gene encoding uncharacterized protein LOC109125481, giving the protein MMNFKRCIKEPTVYLKNDNKESLVVAIYVDDLFVTRTSQKVIDQFKRDTSREFEMSDLGNLTYYLGIEVVQGTYGIRIKQEGYAQGILIDTKMDSCNSAHILVDPGMEISKVEDQPEIDATRYRRTIGFLRYLLHTRPDLAFAVGVLSRYMQSPIEVVGYNDNSYKADIDDGRCTGGHVFYLGSSLITWTS